AGTTTTCTTCCTCATCTTTTTGATGATCTTTGACTGGGTAACACAAAATGGTATCACAAGTGCTGTACAGCATCTGCTTCCATTTGTACGTAATTAGTGATATAATGAAAGAAGAGGCGAAAGCCTTTTTCTTATACAATCCGTTCAGATCATGAACTCATAAATTTGAAACTAAAAAAATATAAAACAATAAAGAGGTACTCCAATGGACGAAAGTACATTAACAAGTTTTGACCAAGGTTGGTTTGTTATCCAAACTTATTCTGGTTACGAGAAAAAAGTAAAAGAAGATTTGCTTGAACGTGCAGAACTTTACAACATGGCAGATAAAATTCTTCGTGTTGAAATTCCGACAGAAACAGTTCGCTCAGAAGTGAACGGTAAGATGAAAGATGTTGAAGAAAATCTCTTCCCAGGTTATGTTTTGGTAGAAATGAACATGACAGATGAAGCCTGGTTTATCGTTCGTAATACACCGAACGTTACAGGTTTCGTCGGCTCACACGGTAACCGTTCAAAACCAACACCCCTTTTTGAAGAAGAAATTCAAGAAATCCTTATCGGTATGGGTAAAGTCGTACGTGAAATTGATTTTGATATCTTTGTGGGTAAACGTGTACGTATCATTGACGGCGCCTTCTCAGGATTTGAAGCACCAATCACAGAAGTTCTAGGCGACGATAAGATTAAAGTTATGGTTGATATGTTTGGTCGTGAAACACCAGTAGAACTTGATTTACACCAAATCGAAGAAGTTGAAGGATAAAAAATAAGAGCGTATCGTTAAGGGTGCGCTCTTATTTATTAGGGATATGAAATCTACAAAAGAAATATTAAAATTTGCGCTCCCAGCTGTAGTTGAGAACTTCCTGCAAATACTGGTGGGGATCAGTGATACCTTTTTAGTCACCCGAATTGGACTTACAGCTGTAGCAGGCGTATCACTAGCCAACAATATTATTACCGTTTATCAGGCTGTTTTCATCGCTTTAGGGACGATTTTATCAAGTTTTCTCGCACGTGAAATGTCTAAACAAATGGTAAATGCAGGAGTAAAACTCACCGTATTACTGGGAGGGGCTATTGGGATTCTTACGGCTCTTTTTGCACGCCCTCTCGTGCACTTTTTTGGCGGCCGTGGGGAAGTAGCGACTTTAGGTCAAGAGTACCTCCTGTTGGTTGGAGGGACCATTATTTTTCTGGCCCTAATGACCAGTTTTGGCGCCATTATCAGAGCAAATGGAGACAGTCGCACACCCATGTATGCGAGTCTCTTTGCCAATATTTTAAATATCGTTCTCTCAGCCCTTTTGATATTTGTTTTTCACCTGGGAATCGTGGGGGCTGCCTTAGGAGCAATCTTTTCAAGGGTCGTAGCGCTTCTGTATCTCTGGAAAAAGCTCAAAGATAAGGATTTACAACCTACGAAAAACATTTTTTCAGAAAAAATCAGTAGAGAATTGATCTTTTTGACAATTCCGGCCGCTGGTGAACGTTTGGCGATGCGTCTAGGAGATTTGGTCATCATGGTGCTCATCATTTCTCTTGGGAATCGGGTCTTTGCAGGAAATGCGATTGGGGAAAGTATAACTCAATTCAACTATATGCCGGCATTCGGTTTAGCTACTGTAACAGTTATCTTGGTGGCTCAAGAGTTTGGTCAAGATAACTATGGAGCGATTCAATCCTATATTAAAAGAACCTACTGGCTGGCGACAGGGATGATGTTGAGCATTGGTTTGCTTCTTGTCTTAGTTTCTACATCATTAAGCAATCTTTTTACGACAGACACTGTCGCTATAGCTTCAAGTAACACTGTTATCCTTTTTTCTTTTTTGGCAACTTTTTTTGTCACCGGAACGACCACT
This window of the Lactococcus garvieae subsp. garvieae genome carries:
- a CDS encoding MATE family efflux transporter; the protein is MKSTKEILKFALPAVVENFLQILVGISDTFLVTRIGLTAVAGVSLANNIITVYQAVFIALGTILSSFLAREMSKQMVNAGVKLTVLLGGAIGILTALFARPLVHFFGGRGEVATLGQEYLLLVGGTIIFLALMTSFGAIIRANGDSRTPMYASLFANILNIVLSALLIFVFHLGIVGAALGAIFSRVVALLYLWKKLKDKDLQPTKNIFSEKISRELIFLTIPAAGERLAMRLGDLVIMVLIISLGNRVFAGNAIGESITQFNYMPAFGLATVTVILVAQEFGQDNYGAIQSYIKRTYWLATGMMLSIGLLLVLVSTSLSNLFTTDTVAIASSNTVILFSFLATFFVTGTTTYTAAFQGIGNAKLPLYTTIIGMLLIRVGLGYILSQTFTFGLEGIWFAVLADNFFRFVFLKFNFDRKVRAFLTH
- the nusG gene encoding transcription termination/antitermination protein NusG; amino-acid sequence: MDESTLTSFDQGWFVIQTYSGYEKKVKEDLLERAELYNMADKILRVEIPTETVRSEVNGKMKDVEENLFPGYVLVEMNMTDEAWFIVRNTPNVTGFVGSHGNRSKPTPLFEEEIQEILIGMGKVVREIDFDIFVGKRVRIIDGAFSGFEAPITEVLGDDKIKVMVDMFGRETPVELDLHQIEEVEG